A genome region from Scomber japonicus isolate fScoJap1 chromosome 15, fScoJap1.pri, whole genome shotgun sequence includes the following:
- the ccn4a gene encoding cellular communication network factor 4a isoform X1: protein MSWFLLWIITAVGIQQAYSQNSTAMPTATAVHPYNRTQYCKWPCECPEVAPTCPPGVSLLMDGCDCCKTCARQVGEVCNEADTCDYHKGLYCDYSSDMPRYEKGVCAYMVGTGCEHDGVIYRNGQSFKPSCKYQCVCVNGAIGCVSLCTESQPPRVWCQTPRRVKVRGQCCEQWICDEPKRGRKTAPRHAVEVFPVETRSWHKNCITQTTSWSPCSKTCGRGLSLRVSNANDQCELVKESRLCNLRPCEIDITKHIKPGKKCLNIYREDQPSNLTISGCTSKKMYRPKYCGVCTDERCCIPYKFKTIDVEFECPNGAGFTWKMMWIQACFCNLSCKNPNDIFAELDSYYGYPEIVN, encoded by the exons ATGAGTTGGTTCCTGTTGTGGATAATAACTGCAGTCGGGATTCAACAG gCCTACTCCCAGAATTCCACTGCCATGCCAACTGCCACAGCTGTGCACCCGTACAACCGGACACAGTACTGCAAATGGCCCTGCGAGTGTCCCGAGGTGGCTCCTACCTGTCCACCAGGTGTGAGCCTCCTCATGGATGGCTGTGACTGCTGCAAGACCTGCGCCCGGCAAGTGGGCGAGGTGTGCAATGAGGCAGACACGTGCGACTATCACAAGGGACTGTACTGTGACTACAGCTCGGACATGCCTAGGTACGAAAAaggagtgtgtgcat ATATGGTGGGAACAGGCTGTGAGCATGATGGTGTGATCTACCGTAATGGGCAGAGCTTTAAGCCCAGCTGTAaataccagtgtgtgtgtgtgaacggtGCCATCGGCTGTGTGTCGCTGTGCACTGAGTCCCAGCCTCCCCGGGTGTGGTGCCAAACACCACGTCGGGTCAAAGTCCGGGGACAATGCTGTGAGCAATGGATCTGTGATGAGCCTAAGCGAGGGCGCAAGACGGCCCCACGACACGCAGTGGAGG TTTTTCCAGTTGAGACCAGGAGCTGGCATAAGAACTGCATTACCCAGACTACCTCATGGAGCCCCTGCTCAAAGACCTGTGGCCGTGGCCTGTCCCTGAGGGTCTCTAACGCTAACGACCAATGTGAGCTGGTCAAAGAGTCCCGCCTCTGCAACCTGCGGCCGTGTGAGATCGACATCACCAAACACATAAAG ccAGGAAAGAAATGTCTGAACATCTACAGGGAGGATCAGCCCTCAAACCTCACCATCTCTGGCTGCACCAGCAAGAAGATGTACAGGCCCAAATACTGTGGTGTCTGTACAGATGAGCGTTGCTGCATCCCCTACAAGTTCAAGACCATTGACGTAGAGTTTGAGTGTCCTAATGGGGCAGGATTCACCTGGAAGATGATGTGGATCCAGGCCTGCTTCTGCAATCTCAGCTGCAAAAACCCCAATGACATCTTCGCCGAGCTGGACAGTTACTATGGTTATCCAGAAATCGTGAACTAA
- the ccn4a gene encoding cellular communication network factor 4a isoform X2, with translation MAVTAARPAPGKWARCAMRQTRATITRDCTVTTARTCLDMVGTGCEHDGVIYRNGQSFKPSCKYQCVCVNGAIGCVSLCTESQPPRVWCQTPRRVKVRGQCCEQWICDEPKRGRKTAPRHAVEVFPVETRSWHKNCITQTTSWSPCSKTCGRGLSLRVSNANDQCELVKESRLCNLRPCEIDITKHIKPGKKCLNIYREDQPSNLTISGCTSKKMYRPKYCGVCTDERCCIPYKFKTIDVEFECPNGAGFTWKMMWIQACFCNLSCKNPNDIFAELDSYYGYPEIVN, from the exons ATGGCTGTGACTGCTGCAAGACCTGCGCCCGGCAAGTGGGCGAGGTGTGCAATGAGGCAGACACGTGCGACTATCACAAGGGACTGTACTGTGACTACAGCTCGGACATGCCTAG ATATGGTGGGAACAGGCTGTGAGCATGATGGTGTGATCTACCGTAATGGGCAGAGCTTTAAGCCCAGCTGTAaataccagtgtgtgtgtgtgaacggtGCCATCGGCTGTGTGTCGCTGTGCACTGAGTCCCAGCCTCCCCGGGTGTGGTGCCAAACACCACGTCGGGTCAAAGTCCGGGGACAATGCTGTGAGCAATGGATCTGTGATGAGCCTAAGCGAGGGCGCAAGACGGCCCCACGACACGCAGTGGAGG TTTTTCCAGTTGAGACCAGGAGCTGGCATAAGAACTGCATTACCCAGACTACCTCATGGAGCCCCTGCTCAAAGACCTGTGGCCGTGGCCTGTCCCTGAGGGTCTCTAACGCTAACGACCAATGTGAGCTGGTCAAAGAGTCCCGCCTCTGCAACCTGCGGCCGTGTGAGATCGACATCACCAAACACATAAAG ccAGGAAAGAAATGTCTGAACATCTACAGGGAGGATCAGCCCTCAAACCTCACCATCTCTGGCTGCACCAGCAAGAAGATGTACAGGCCCAAATACTGTGGTGTCTGTACAGATGAGCGTTGCTGCATCCCCTACAAGTTCAAGACCATTGACGTAGAGTTTGAGTGTCCTAATGGGGCAGGATTCACCTGGAAGATGATGTGGATCCAGGCCTGCTTCTGCAATCTCAGCTGCAAAAACCCCAATGACATCTTCGCCGAGCTGGACAGTTACTATGGTTATCCAGAAATCGTGAACTAA